The sequence below is a genomic window from Mobula hypostoma chromosome X1, sMobHyp1.1, whole genome shotgun sequence.
CATGAATTCACTATTAGCGAACCATGTTGCCTGGCTTTGCCACTTTGTGGTAGCACACCGGTAATGTTTTTGAGCCCAGATGTGACGCAGCCTGAAGTGCCCAACCTCACTTTGAAAAGGATTTGACTTAACATTTGGTAATACGAAACAAAACTGAAGTTATGTTTTTGTTCCCAAACATCATTTTTCACATTATCCAATATCTGAAATGCAATATGGTCACTGACCCAGCGATGATAAACCTTTGGATCAGGTACCTGTAGGAATAacaagaaaatacagaaaatacttagcagatcaggcaacatctatggagagaagcaaagctaacatttcaggtcaatgtctttcattgtccatccatTTGAAATATTGCCCTTGACTTCAGGTCAGAGGAGTAAGTTTTAAGGTTAGTGACAAAGGAGTTCAGTTTTATATATTTGGTTATGACCAGCATTAGTGCTGTGACTAAAATTTAAATCTTTATCTGTGGAAATTTGATTGAAAAATGGTGGCATTATTTCATTGCTGTGATTCTAAAGCAAGTCATTTAATGCAGGCAAAACTTTCCCATATCTGCAGTTCCAAAATTCCAACGCAGAAAGTTATTTAAACAAACTTTATCTAATCCAATATATAATCAGAAATCTACATATAAATTTGCAAGTTCCTCCATCAAACCACAAGATGGAAGATTCTGAGGGGTGGACAGTTCTTCTGTTAACATACAGGATTTGAACTTTAATCTAAAATTTGCTTGTGGCATAATGCTGCACTCCAATACTTCCTACCTGACAGACACATCCTCCACTTGCTGGTCAGTGAACAGACCCAAAGAAGTTTTAGGTTTAGAGTTTGAGATGTAAACTACTGATAACCAGATGGTTACTAGACAATGAAATATCTTGCCTTGATGAAGGCAGCAAGGAAGTTGCTGAAAATGTAGACATGCAATATACCATTCATATTGCAATTTATATTCAAGAGCCAATGCATGCAATTTGACATTTATTGTTCAGAAGTAATTGCATGGTAAAGCATTGTATATTCAGCTTTTCAAAAAGAAATGTAGGTAAAACTTCCATGTTACATTTCTTAATTACACCTTTAATTAGTAAAAAGAATTGGCCTTTTTAGATATGTGAATTTTAAAACATGCACTTTCAGACGTCCAACCTCTCCCgggagttccaggagtctcccgcatattgatagctgCTCCCTGACGCCCACAAataatatacaatatcccagaaatcgattttttagagagggagaagggaaaaaaagagaaagaaagaaaatgaatgaatcctgcttgatctctctttgtgctaagtagacctatcagttttctctgtgggcgggctttacagtcgaacactctctcttccatattccatcagttcagttactgccaTCTGTAATGATGCTGAAATCATCCAGATAACTgtcggtgatgaagtacaaaagcctggtgaagaaattcccaaggctggcggTGACAACCTGACTATGCAAGGCTGTCCTATACGGGTAGGGCGCGTTGGTgtcttaaaggggattagagcagggtttaaattggagcgaaattccaaaatcgtCCACTAAAACATCTTTAAAAACGTGCTCGCAGCAAGCAAGTTCttcggggtttttttttcctgaaacacttccacttacatCGAAGCCCGTGGTGGACTGGGTTTAAGCGCAGCCATTTTCAGAAGAAAAACTGATTTTAATAAATACCGGGACCCACCGAGGTCTCATCATTAGGACAGCGAACTGTTCACCTGTGCTGcgcactttatatgcattttgaattacactttattaaataatatggtaatatatcGTTTTATGTGATGTGCGtcatatatgtattgtggctacaccaTGGTCCGGACAGAGATTGTttcgtttgtggacaatcagccagatgacaataaacttgaaattgaagatatagaacttctaaatcactcatttaaaatcccccatttcgatgtaaaaaagtaagttctgatcctgactattgcaggcaatgtgtgtgtgtgactacgGATGTATATGTGATCGGACATCGTCCGAATGGATGTTAAGtggtgcttttatttcttttagggaccacagcatattagggaggctaagcgcAGGGAAGACTGCTCAAGTagttcacagttcttttcagcagaaaaccaaagtctgacagagaaggtcactagagctgaggtgtactttacccctttcatcgttgagcataacctgccattccaggtgtataagcacacaggcaagcgattcaggaaaatgtttcctgattcagaaatggcaaaaaactatgcctgctcatcaaccaagacagcagctattgtgaacatggcacattaaggcagaattcagaagtcagctgtctcacaaaacacttgtgaatctgatgtcttgcaaaattaacaaattcattgacacagactgctatgaggttgagacctccctgaaatgagtttttgcagggtgggatgtatGCACTTCGCTTTCCCAGATTGGTTCTTGGAAACTGGTTTTCCACAGAGTCATTAACAAACAATAAATCAACTTTATAAACACTTGGAAGAGAATATTGGCAGGCTTCAAGTACTTTATCATCCTTAAAGTACTTAAAATATTTCTTCCAACAAAATTACATTCTGTTGTACTTGGTGTGTGACTGCCCAGTTACAACTACATCCTGACTAGAAAATTCAACTGATTTGGGGATTTGTAATTCCTTTTGTCAGATTCAGGCACTACAGACAAATTGGACTGCCTGTTTTGAGAACTAAATGTGCAAAATGCTGAAAGCATTTCAGCAAATGTGTCAGGTGATTATCTACTATTGTTGCTGCCACCTGAGCTGTTTTGATGCAAGTGCAGTGTTCAAATGTGAGCCTAGATTTTCTTTGGATTCTTTTGAATTTGCTCTGtagttccagcaatttctgtttatGTTGCTGGGAATCTTAAGAGTTTTACAGTACTGCATATTTTGGAAATACATTCAACAGGACATGCTTAGGTTTATATGACTGTAACCTGATGAATTTTTTACTGCTTGATTTGATCTAATAGTTTCTATAACTTCGCAGTTACAGGTACAAAAGTGTTTATAATGCCAAATGGAATGCTAAAGAGCAACCAGCAACTCGTGGAGATGATTGagaaaataaaaccagaaatcaggaCACTTATGGAAAAGTGCAATACAGTATGTATACAAGAAGCTGTCCTTTTGGGTTGCAGTTGGGCCAGATTCCATGTGCTATTGTTCTGTACTCCAGTGCTTCAGATGAAACTGAACACAGCCCCACTAGTTGGGCATGTCTTGCACTCACTGATCTGTAGATAAATCATGCTGTGAACTCCACAGAAAGAAAAGTAATAACGATTTTCCCTATTCTTTATTTGGCCTCTCAAGACACTTTTGTATTTTAAAATTGGAAAAGCCAATTGAAACTTGTACAGTGTATGATTTTCATAAAATTCCACATATTTTGCAATCAAGGACCAGGCCTTTTTGCATGAGGCTGTAAACTGGAAAAATAAATGAGATTCTAGGATATATATGGAAACTGGCCTTCAAAAAGCAAATCAATGCAAGTTCCATGTTTTCGAAGTATGAatcattggtaattggtttattgtgaCACGTACTAAGATATAGTGAAACACTGTTCTGTATGCCATTCATAAAGATCATACCAAAACAATAGTACATCCAGGCAGTAACAGAAGGCAAATTATAGCATTGTTGTTGGCAATCCTATCCACTTGCTCATTCCTGAATATGTTATTGGTGTACTTCAGCTGTGAAACTTCTAAATTCTGAGTTCATAAACCAAAATGTGTataaggtcataagacataggagcagaagtaggccatttggcccattgagtatgttctgccatttcataatggctgatttattattcctctctatcccattctcctgccttctgcttgtaacttttgacaccatgGCTACTcagtaacctatcaacctccactttaaatatacccaaggacttggcctccacagctttacatggcaatgaattctacagattcaccaccctctggcaaagaaattcctccttatctctgttctaaatagacatccaaCTAtgttgaggctgtggcctctggtcccagactcccccactgtagaaaacaccctctccacattcactctatctaggcctttcaataaccattaggtttcaatgagatccaccccttcattccagaatcattctgatgaacctcctctggaccttctccagtgccagtatatcttttcttgTATAGGGGGCCCCAAATGACtctcaatactcccaagtgcagtctgaccaatgcctgataaagcctcagtattatttatattcAACCCCTCTTAAAAAAAATGAATGGTAAcactgcattttccttccttaccactgactcaacctgcaagttaacctttgaagAATCctacacagggactcccaagtctctttgcgcacctgatttttgaattttctctcttcgtttatttgggacactatgtcacTTAATTGGAACAGGAAACTGTTACCGAACAGTTTCTTACTAGCATCAGTTGCAAGCACTtatgtggccgttagacactacagtgtgtttagagcaaacagtttctaaatagcatcagttgtgtttgcttgtgttcaaaaagcagtgatttttgtcactggtaaTTGGTgagtaataagcagtaagacaattcagaactgttatttccatgaaaccagctaattggggcagccactaaATTGGCCCAAATGTACTGGTCTCAatttgccccaattaaccagaatccactgtacccCAAATCCCATTCCCTCCCATATAATCCTCCCTTTTCTCTATCAGCCATGTTCCTAACTAAGAGTTCCTGAtgttctaccaccacccctggcagcgtgtTTCACGCACCCGCCACTGTCTGCAAAaacaacttgcctctgacattcttccccccccccccatattttcctccaatcaccttaaattatgccCCTTTTTATTAGCCATAGTGATGTTCTTGTACAAAAGGATCACAGTTGGGAGGTGTTGAAGAAGCCTTGGCGAGCAGGTTCATTTCATCTATTGGTACTCACTCCAGCCACAGTGCAAAAGTGACTAAGGGCAGAAGCATTTAAGGTTGTGAATGgcatgacaaaccaaatctgctGCCTTGTCCTGAGTGTTGTTGAGCTTCCTGGGGGAGTTATTCACTGCAAATTACCTACTGCTGTCAACTTTTTGTAGCCGTGTCATTTCAGTATCTAATTCCTGGGCAGTAGTGACTCACAACATTCGTGATGGAGATTTGATAATGAAAATATGTTTAAGCACCAAGAGCTGGTGGTTAAATTTCCAAATTAGAGATGGTCATCATCCAGCAAGGGTGTTGGAGCAATGAATAAAATTGGGCGGTATGTTAGCATAGAGCTATTATAGCACTGGTGATTCGTGTTTAATGCTCCTACTGTctcaaaggagtttgtacattcttcctgtcacCACATGGGTTTCAcccggtgctccggtttcctctcacattccaaagacgtgtgggGTTGTCGGTCAGTTGGTTACATGCTTGTAATTGGGCAGAGTGGACTCTAAGAAATCattaacacgagaaaatctgcagatgctggaaatccaaggcaacgtacactaaatgctggaggagctcagcaggtcagacagcatctaaggaaaggaataaacagtcgatatttcgggctgatGGCCTAAAATGtgggctgtttattcctttccatagatactgcccaacctgttgagttctaccagcattttgtgtatgttggtgAAGAAATCCTTTCCTCAGTTCTAACAATATTGAGAACCATTAAGCAGTTATTGGTTAAGTGCTAAGTTGGTAAAGCCAAGTGAACATtttgttctgattttttttttctccacactCTCATGAGTCATATCATATTACTCTCCTACACGCAAAAAAAGGATTAGTGCTACAGATGGAGCTTTTTTTTCGTGTTGTTATCTGAACTTCCTGTAAATGTTTGTGTAGCTGTGTAATATCCATTTTATTAATCAATGCAGGTTAAAATGTGGGTCCAATTGTTGATACCAAGGATAGAAGATGGCAATAATTTTGGTGTTTCTATCCAGGTAATATCCTTCATTGTGTCTTGTACTTTAGATTTTACCTTGCTTATTTTCTGAAGCCTTGTTTAGTTAGCACTTAGGTTTTTGGAGTGAGTTTTTCTACACTTGGACCTGGATATTGTGAGCTGGGGGATTGGAGGGCTTTATCTTGGAACAGTGGGCAGGATATTATGGCATGATATTTTCTGCCATAATATCTTTGTCCTCGCTGCCTTGTCTTATTTCTTTCTCATTTACAATTGCAGGAAGAGACTGTTGCAGAACTTAGAACAGTTGAAAGTGAAGCTGCTTCATACTTGGACCAGATCTCTAGGTAAAATACACATCCTAATGTAGAAATAATTTCCTGAATTTATCTATTAGCCTATTTTAGCCAAAGCATGTCAGATCACAAACTTAAACTGTATACATGGAAATCGCTTTAAAATTTAATTGATTATTGAATTTTTATTAACCCTCAGCACTACAGCAATATTAATGTTTTGGGTATAACTATAATTACCCTTAAACTTTAATAGAAGTAAATTATACACAGCCTTCAGCCTATAAAACATGTCTTTTTTTCAGATATTACATAACAAGAGCAAAGTTGGTTTCCAAAGTAGCTAAATATCCTCATGTGGTAAGTGGAATGAGCTTGTATTTTAACTTGAGTCaccaaaattaatttttaaaaaattcagatCACTGATTGGGCATTGAAATAGGTACTTTCTGTGATAACAATGTGAAAGAAATATATGGTGTTCCGTTGAGAAAAGAGTCTGTTTTTCTAAAATAATCCATAGTGGTCATAAATAAAATTCAGATGGGTATACCATATTAGAGGGGAAAAGAGTAAATATTAACAAATTAATTGGTCTTTCTAGGGTCCCTAAATGTGCAAGAGTGGGGCGTAtggctattttttttttaaagaaaactatTTTAAAAGTATACTGTATCTTTAATTTCTTGTTTACTCAAAAGGcttagacagggtagatgtggaattGATGTATCCCCTGGTTGCCATGTCTAGAACCATTGGGTAATACACTCCAAGTAAGAGGCCTACCAttcagaatggagataaaaaataTTCTTTGTCTAGAGACTGGATACTTCTGTAGAATTCACTACCTGTGGAGATTCAATTGCTATGAATTTTCAAGAAAGATAGATAAACTTTTCGATATGAAGGTCATGGGGTAATTCAGGAAAGTGGCACTGGGGGAAAGGATCAGGCAAAGTCTTGGATAACGAAGCAGATGCAAGGATTGAATATCCTAATTCTGTTTAGAGGAAAGGCAATTGAACAGCACCTAAAAATAGTTATTCTACTAATCTTATTACTTAATAATGCTGTGGGGAGAAATGTTTGGCAAGGTGTTAGTTAATACTAATATTCCCTTAGTTAACTCCAAAGAGGTGACTTATTGAAATCTTTCCTCTACAACTTGGCAGCATATATGCTCTGTACTAATCGATGGGAATATggtcaattttcagtttgtttccCAAATACAATTGAGAGTCTGCTGTCATACTACTTTGAACCAGTGATCTTCCAAAAACCATTATTTGAGAAAACTAAACATGATTGTACTTAAGTCTAATTCATTGTGTGACTTGCATCACCAAGACTCACCAAAACCGTTAGCACCGATTTGCATTCACCTTTATTAAATAAAACATTTCTTCACACTGATAATTTATTATTTTCCCTGACTTCAAGATTTTTCTCTCTGATTTTCCAGTAGCATGCTGATTGTCAAAGTAAGTTTTTCTAGCACAATTTGTCAACTTGGCTCCTTCCCACTTAAACATTCTCTCTACCtgggtatagtttttcattgcaaGATGTCCTTAGCTGTTTACCCCAGTTGGTGAATTTAAGTGCCAATTGTTTTCAGAAATGTGTAATACAAGGCTTGTGCTCCCAAAATAGTTTCCCCTTTACACGCTGAGTGTCAATGGCATGTTTGCAATTGCAAAACTACCTGCATATGTCTAGTTTTGACCACTAATGCAGATGCTTCAGGGCTTTACCACAGTTTTGAATATCAGTGAACTAAAGCTAAAACAATAATATGCCTGTTTTTAATTTTAGGAAGATTATCGTCGCACAGTATCAGAAATTGATGAAAAGGAATACATCAGTCTTCGATTAATTGTTTCTGAGCTGAGAAATCAATATGTAAGTATAAATTTTGACCAAAGCAGCAATGGTCCCATGAAAGATCTTTTAACCTCACTTTCAGTTTTTTGAAGTCTCAAGCTGTGGGTTTAGTGCATTGTTTTCTGCTTGAACTGGGCCTCTTGTTATTTCATTTTTGCCAAAACAACATCTATTATTATataaataacttttttttttaaattcctgaaCTTCCTGTGTGGGAATCTAAGTGAACTCATTGCCTCCCTTCAACATCGAAGAATGGAAATTTTCCTTGTGAATATTTGGAAATTCAAAAACCATAACCTAATTCCCTATTGTGAGGAATGTGGGgagcttcaatttttttttcccatgATGATTAAGGGCACAGAGTTAATCAGAATTATGTGCTTATTGAATGCTTCACTAACAATAATATCCCTCCTCTCCattttatattttgaaataattatGTGGCCATTAATGGTGCAGTGGGACAGTCCTTTGACTTGTACTTGCATCTAGTCAAGACTTATTGATTGGATGAATATCCCTTCTCTGGTTATGATAGGAACAGAATATGTTGCAATATTCTGACAAAGTTTCGAGAATGACTTAATGAAATCATAAAAAGTTGGGTGGGAGAGAGTCCCATATTTGGGGGTTGGTGCAAATTAAGCCTTGCATCCCAAGGTGCAAATTGCCATTCTTTGTATCACAGTCTATTGGCTACCAGCTCTCCTActagatggggatggggaggaagaGGCCTCTTTTTATTCAAATTACTTCAAAACCCAGCACATTGGAAGTACAGAACAAAAGTTTGTCCTCTCAGGTAATATGCAAGAACAGCACATTCGCAAATCTCCAGGGTTCTGACAAACATTCACTGACCCTAGCTCAGCAGTCAATATGGGTTAATTAAACATGTTGAGATTCTTCCAAATTGCTTTCTGATGGTTATAGAAACCATTGCTATAAAGGAGCCGGAAACCTGGGAATTCTCTCTTTAGATGGGTCATGCAAATTTAAAGATAGCTGCATTTACACTTCAGAGAGCCCAATTATGGTGTATTGGTCTTTGCTCAGCTTCCTGTATTTAAATAAATCATTTGTTTGCCTACAAGGAAAATTTGCATTCCAAACCAGATAAACAGAAACTATCCGTATATTCCTCAGCTTGGCTTGGACCTTCTAATTGTGCTAAGGCAATGTGTTCATTTCAACTTTGCAAGTACAAACCAGAAGGTTTTAATGTTTTCTTTGCTACCCCTCCCCCAAAACCATTCTGTTCAATTCCTTTGGCTTAAAAATGACCTAAAATGAGATGTGggctgtggaaagttaattttatAGGATGATCCTATCACAAGCTGTTTAGAGTTGCTACCATTCCTTTTGAGAAAAGCCCCTTTCATCTTAGTGTGGATAAACCAAAAGGTCACCTTAATATTAGGTGCTTTGGATTTGATCAGATCTGTGGGTATCAGAGCTATGTTTGAGCACAGGAAGGTCATTTTGCTTTGCTGTAGAGCACTGTATGTGAAGtttctttgcatcacattccatAATTGATCCAATTTGAGCTTCTGAACTTAGGGGCATTATCTGATTccgttttttttaaaagaaaaaaaaacagctagATACTAAAAACTTCATCGGGTAGTGTTTTGGTTGACTTTCTCTTCAAAACTTGTTGATATAAAGTAACTTTCAATGTGTAGCTCTGCAGTGAGAAGCCCTTATTTCCAAAAGTCTAAGTTCCTTATTGGCTGATTCATTTGAATAAACTAAATAACACTCTTGACAGTAAGCTGTTTTTATAGTATGCAAATTTTTAAATGGAGCTTACTGTATTTCTTGAACTCTAAAATATCTCCAAGGAATGCTTTATCTagtacctctgctccatccaccaaaagcagtgtttcccagtggccaaccattttaattcctataccCATTCCGACATGACAGTCCATGGCCGCTTTTCTAacagtgaggccactctcagggtggaggagcaacaccttatatattccatctgggtagcctccaacctgatggcatgaatattgatatctccttccagtaattttttcccctcccttatccctcttctattccccattctagctTCTTAACTCTTCTTGACAGCTGCTTCTCACCTCCCCTTGGTTCTCCTCCTTCCCTcgcttctatggtccactctcctctactatcagattccttcttctccagccctttgcttttCCCAACCACCTGCCATCATTTAGCAggtagctagtcctccttccctcccccacctttatgttctgacatcctcccccttccttctcagtcctgaagaagagtcttggcccacaatgtcaaatgtttattaatttccataaatgctgcctgacctgtggagttcctccagtattttgtgtgtgttgcaaagaatCTCAGAATTGTTTTGCCAATTATTGGATTTAAGTTATGTAATTCCTTTGTGCCACTGAGATACAAATACACCATTCCCCAAAAGATGCCAAATCTTTTATCAAGTAATACATGTCAGGTTGTCTTAGACCATTGATCATCTTAGGAACACACTAAAGACAAAATGAGTCTCTTTATGCAGATGATGTTCAAATGACAACTTTGTTACAACTATGTACCTTAACATAAAAAAACAAAGAAGGCTTCTGCAAAAGTATGTTCTGTTTTTCATACTAGCACCTGTTTGCCCTCAAGTATAAGAGCCATGCTATGAACCCTTTTGGTTTCAAATCCACTTGATTGTAATTGTCCAACCTCATGTTGGCAGACTTTCATTCCAGCTTTGATTCAAACCCAAGCCATCAAGGTTcatggtacatttattatcaaagtacgtatgtggtttacaactttgagattcgtcttctccaggcagccacgaaacaaagaaaagcatggaagctattcaaagaaaaacatcaaccactGCCCCACGcgcaaaaacaaacaaatcgcgcaaacagcaacaagaacatcaacttcCCCCACGCTAAAAAGCAACAAATCGCGCAAACGGCAAGAACATCAATTCCCTCCATGCTTAAAAAAAAAtcgcgcaaatggcaacaagaacatcaatgcCCAGCCCACCATGCTAAAAAAAATAAGCTATGTTAATGAAGAGAGACTGACTTATTGTTCAGGCCTTCCTAGGGAAGAGTAGATTTGTAAATTTTACATCACATTTTTTTTCCCCTAACAGGTAACGTTACATGACACGATCCTTAAAAACATTGAAAAAATCAAACGACCCAGGAACAGCAATGCAGATGCACTGTATTAACATGCTTGTCTCGTGAAATGGAATCTGACTTTGGTAACCCCAAATATAAGACCATTTTTGCCTTGTCTTATTGAGAGTTTGGTCTTACTGCAGTAGAAATAAGTTGGTTGGAAAGTGAAGCACAGGGTTAGTTGCATTTTAGTGAAACAAATGATAAGGATTTCCATTCTTTTATTTTTCTGATGATTGAGAGGTTTTTTAATCCTCAGGAATCTTTTCCCATTTTGCTCTAAAGGATCTTTGTAATGTACAGTATTAGTGATTATAGGAAGCAGTTCTGTTTAGAAGCAGGTTTTATTTCAAAACGTAGTATTTTTCACATCCATTAAAATCTTTAGTGTGATCCACAAAAGATGATGTATAAAATATTCTGTACATTCTGAACGATTATTCATGTACAACTTTTATGTACAGGGAACCACTCAAAACACGAGTCACATGTTTGCAGGCAGCATATGATATATAAGAAAACAGTTATTGCACCATACTTTACATTTATTGTCTGTCCTTTTCACTATCTAAATCACCTGCACGCACTGTTTCTTTTACAAGGAAGTTATTTGAAAATattcttttaaaataaaacatagtgCTGTATGCTTGGTCTGAGCCTCCATAATGGGGCTTAAATGAAGCTAATAATTCTATGTAACTTATATATTTCTGTGATCTAACGGCCATAAGTTAGAATACTGAATATTAGATTCTCCCGTTAATCCatgctttcagcctgttttttttttcttgtgaagtTACTCCCAGTTTTTAAGTCAGTCTCTGCACTTTGCTAAGAACTTTTCACCTTTGATCTGCAAGATGTGCGAATGTTCTGCTCCTTACTTAAGGGtttgggtgtgtgggtggggagggaggtagGGGAAGAAACTTGCAAGTCATAGAAATTTCTATTGAGCCCAACCTTCAGAACGCGACAACTATAAAACTATATTTAAAAGCAAATAAAACATTCCTCCTAGATACTTTGTGTTGAGGTCTGTGTATGATAATCTGTCGAGTAACTGATTGCTTTTATATCCAAATATAAAAACTCTGTTTACGTCATGCAGTGTTAAAAGACAATTACATTAAAGACTACAGAACTAGGTTTAATAGAGATTGATGTAATTGTGTTACTGTGCCAGTTTATATGCTGTGTTTATAATATCAAATTAATATGAATTTTTTTCAAAATAAGCTTTCTTTATAAGTACTAAAACAAAatacagattctggaaagctgATATCAGaagaggaaatgctggaaatactcagtacgTGCAGAGGAAAACACACTTAACCTTTTAAATCTATGGACTGTTATCAAAAATACCTATTTGATGGGCAGATAATGCAGAATTTTCAACCTTGTTTAAAAATACCACTCATTAGTTTTATTCATCTAATTTTGCTGTTGTTTTCTGTCATTATCTTCATCCTTCCTTGCACAAGCATTAACTGGATGTCTGGATAATCAAAGCAATGAAATATGGCAGTGCTA
It includes:
- the psme3 gene encoding proteasome activator complex subunit 3, with protein sequence MSGLLKLDNALRTKVDAFRERVTAEAEDLVASFFPKKLLELDSFLKEPLSNISDLATIHSDLNLPVPEPIVLTNSHDGLDSTMSTSCNLKKRKLEDGEAHCPVTGTKVFIMPNGMLKSNQQLVEMIEKIKPEIRTLMEKCNTVKMWVQLLIPRIEDGNNFGVSIQEETVAELRTVESEAASYLDQISRYYITRAKLVSKVAKYPHVEDYRRTVSEIDEKEYISLRLIVSELRNQYVTLHDTILKNIEKIKRPRNSNADALY